In Pontiella desulfatans, one DNA window encodes the following:
- a CDS encoding LacI family DNA-binding transcriptional regulator gives MKKPTVVEIAKQAGVSPTLVSFVVNNNEKHLARMNDGTIERVRKVAAELGYHRNELFAAARRGRSRFVALLARNVTVEYYARVLDHIMVATDRFDYAQKLVTLRESDQIPRAVTRIQEYRICGGIFLGVRNDILKQFWKQFGDASFPSLLVNCDPTQVKQGVLVSVDDKAAMRQAIDYLKGLGHRRIAYAGPTKNEYSHIARRKAFDAACADGGISASSSIALPWDMDDPQEELVAALKAKRRPTAIVAYSDPAALTVQRVSTALGLHIPADLSVVGFDDVSFAERLTPALTTFRQELAVIRDKYVPEYLESIESDQPLNRRKKRTIPTHLIERESTGPVR, from the coding sequence ATGAAAAAACCTACTGTAGTTGAGATTGCTAAACAGGCCGGCGTGTCTCCGACGCTCGTCAGTTTTGTGGTGAATAATAATGAAAAGCATCTGGCGCGCATGAACGACGGAACGATTGAGCGCGTCAGGAAGGTAGCCGCCGAACTGGGCTATCACCGGAACGAACTTTTTGCGGCTGCGCGGCGGGGTCGGAGCCGGTTTGTTGCGCTGCTGGCCCGCAATGTGACCGTGGAATACTATGCCCGTGTGCTTGATCATATCATGGTCGCGACCGACCGGTTTGACTATGCGCAGAAACTGGTGACGCTGCGGGAAAGCGATCAGATTCCCCGTGCGGTTACCCGCATTCAGGAATATCGGATCTGCGGCGGGATTTTCCTCGGGGTGCGCAACGATATTCTGAAGCAGTTCTGGAAACAGTTCGGGGACGCCTCGTTCCCATCCCTGCTGGTGAACTGCGACCCGACCCAGGTTAAGCAGGGCGTTTTGGTTTCGGTCGACGACAAGGCGGCCATGCGCCAGGCGATCGACTACCTGAAGGGGCTGGGGCATCGGCGTATCGCCTATGCCGGCCCAACGAAAAACGAATATTCACACATTGCCCGGCGGAAGGCATTTGATGCGGCCTGTGCCGATGGCGGTATTTCAGCCAGCAGTTCCATTGCCCTTCCATGGGACATGGATGATCCGCAAGAGGAGTTGGTGGCGGCGTTGAAGGCTAAACGGCGTCCAACCGCCATCGTGGCCTATTCTGATCCGGCAGCGTTGACCGTTCAGCGGGTGTCGACCGCGCTTGGGCTGCATATTCCCGCCGATCTATCCGTGGTCGGCTTCGACGATGTATCTTTTGCGGAGCGCCTGACCCCGGCTTTGACCACATTCCGTCAGGAGCTGGCGGTCATCCGGGATAAGTATGTTCCTGAATACCTCGAAAGTATTGAAAGCGACCAACCGCTGAACCGTCGTAAAAAACGTACGATTCCAACGCATTTGATCGAACGCGAATCCACGGGGCCGGTGCGGTAA
- a CDS encoding sulfatase-like hydrolase/transferase, with translation MRNCVLYMAWAFLVGTALGTAPNIILIMADDVSAKDFSLYGSKEIQTPSLEKMAAEGVYFQTAWSTPICSPSRAMIMTGKYANKTKAYHNNIKLSWNLARDHLTIGEMMKQAGYKTAFAGKVQMEGNFRADYGFDEAFEWADWDGFDGPVERWDKGKLPKGGWYDRSARYWHPSLTINGAGLKTKTNDYGPDVLVGHINRFIEANKSEPFFIYYPMLLPHKSWDFERNKGGYLPTPALDGKGRRIDEKSEPTLKANVEYMDYLVGEIRKQVERSDIADNTIIIYTSDNGTAGYGKGIFTKERGTRVPFVVWGPGHVKPIGASPELIDFSDVLPTLAEWAGYTIDPEEGVDGVSFAPILQGDTSTAREWIGAYFGPFRQMRTKEWLLDGQDRLFDCRAGRDDASLKNVSGSNDPDVMAAKEKLQALRALHLPLDDFRENAEIIELWKAYQKNGGPFIKSFVP, from the coding sequence ATGAGAAATTGCGTACTCTACATGGCTTGGGCCTTTCTGGTTGGAACGGCTTTGGGGACGGCACCGAATATAATCCTGATTATGGCGGATGATGTTTCGGCAAAGGATTTCAGTCTGTATGGAAGCAAGGAGATCCAGACGCCGAGCCTGGAGAAAATGGCGGCCGAGGGGGTGTATTTCCAGACGGCCTGGTCCACCCCAATCTGCAGCCCTTCGCGGGCGATGATCATGACGGGTAAATATGCCAACAAGACCAAGGCCTATCATAATAACATCAAGCTCAGCTGGAATCTCGCCCGGGATCACCTGACCATCGGCGAGATGATGAAGCAGGCCGGCTACAAAACCGCCTTTGCCGGCAAAGTGCAGATGGAGGGGAATTTTCGCGCGGATTACGGATTCGATGAGGCGTTCGAGTGGGCGGACTGGGATGGTTTTGACGGGCCGGTGGAGCGCTGGGACAAAGGAAAGCTTCCCAAGGGCGGGTGGTATGACCGTTCGGCGCGTTATTGGCACCCCTCCTTAACCATCAACGGGGCCGGGTTGAAAACCAAGACCAATGACTACGGGCCGGATGTTCTGGTGGGCCATATCAACCGGTTTATTGAGGCGAATAAATCAGAGCCGTTCTTTATCTATTATCCGATGCTGCTGCCCCATAAGAGTTGGGATTTCGAGCGCAATAAGGGGGGGTATCTTCCGACGCCTGCGCTCGATGGGAAAGGTCGGCGGATCGATGAAAAATCGGAGCCGACGCTGAAAGCCAATGTGGAGTATATGGATTATCTGGTCGGGGAGATTCGAAAACAGGTCGAACGTTCCGACATTGCGGACAACACAATCATCATCTACACCTCCGATAATGGAACCGCCGGATATGGCAAAGGGATTTTTACGAAAGAGCGTGGCACACGAGTTCCGTTTGTGGTCTGGGGCCCAGGTCATGTAAAACCGATCGGCGCATCGCCGGAGCTGATTGATTTCAGTGATGTGCTGCCGACGCTTGCGGAGTGGGCCGGATACACGATCGACCCGGAAGAGGGCGTTGACGGAGTCAGCTTTGCTCCGATTCTTCAAGGCGACACCAGTACGGCCCGTGAGTGGATCGGAGCCTATTTCGGGCCGTTCCGGCAAATGCGTACGAAAGAGTGGTTGCTGGACGGTCAGGACAGGTTATTCGATTGCAGGGCCGGGCGGGATGATGCTTCCCTGAAAAACGTTAGTGGCAGTAACGATCCCGATGTGATGGCCGCAAAGGAAAAACTGCAGGCATTGAGAGCGCTGCATCTTCCGCTGGATGACTTCCGTGAAAATGCGGAGATTATCGAGCTTTGGAAGGCATATCAGAAGAACGGCGGACCGTTCATAAAAAGCTTTGTGCCCTGA
- a CDS encoding right-handed parallel beta-helix repeat-containing protein, whose amino-acid sequence MKRRFLLIILFIYPAIHSFGASYYVSTSGSDANDGTSGRPFRSIGKAAAVLKPGDICHIDDGLYAETVQPARSGRPDAPIVFKKMNGNGRVVITGLDSVSANRWQKGPAGLYAARCEMNLGHENQVFLGGRMLLEARWPNSGDVLLEPVLATMKKGTTKTLIVDSSLPGFDLAGAKAWIHAPKYWSDWTTSITGNPEKGRLEIVDSAPFHEPSRHVAVEGATYFIFGFLDALDSDGEWFYDEKKKTLYVYRENGKLPKQNYYIKTRMTAFDLRARSHVKLEGIEILGATIETSAKSSHLIFDSMRIQYPYFSSLAAGSGAQADKGVRLLGSNCILKNSEVAYSSGTGVALYGENNQVLNCYIHDHDFIGTYASCVQLGGKGNVISHSTLTRSGRSVIDYGAMYQSLVQNCELSYAGMLTGDLGLTYGNVIEGGNSEIRYNVLRHNVAHHHSTGLYYDHGTQNIISHHNIVYGVELSAFHLNHYASFHLIYNNTFIAEKFGFRNIWGNKYAPELNGVRIVNNVFSQTAETAAPDYFWSNNITDYEGFDPKEPFRIDPDLMERGLYLEGISRGGPQKRPGIGAIESENGVFRVGHDFRNPPEMDTTRSRPRHRNLIINSAFEHEDHLDPWTSVGDVRKNKHKPKLQIDEDIGTGRMGAHSVELAGNRSEIRQVVTDLEPDCTYQFSGFLRVDKGERAVLGVRFPDGQEFTSPDVTFGAPAWRRVNLSFSSQEGAGDVVVFVRRLSQGSGNVYFDDAGLVLTGR is encoded by the coding sequence TTGAAAAGAAGATTTTTGCTGATTATTCTATTTATCTATCCGGCTATCCATAGTTTCGGGGCTTCCTATTATGTTTCAACCAGCGGAAGTGATGCAAACGACGGGACATCCGGCCGACCATTCCGGAGTATCGGTAAGGCTGCCGCGGTTTTGAAGCCGGGCGACATCTGCCATATCGATGACGGTCTTTATGCTGAAACGGTCCAGCCTGCGCGCTCAGGGCGGCCGGATGCACCCATCGTCTTCAAAAAAATGAATGGAAACGGTCGGGTGGTGATTACCGGTCTGGATTCTGTATCGGCGAATCGCTGGCAAAAAGGCCCCGCCGGCCTATATGCCGCGCGGTGTGAAATGAATCTTGGGCACGAGAATCAAGTGTTCCTGGGCGGAAGGATGCTGCTTGAGGCCCGTTGGCCCAATTCCGGCGACGTGCTGCTGGAGCCGGTGTTGGCTACAATGAAAAAGGGAACCACGAAAACCCTCATCGTAGATTCCAGTCTTCCCGGTTTTGACCTCGCCGGTGCGAAGGCCTGGATCCATGCCCCGAAATACTGGTCCGACTGGACGACTTCCATCACCGGAAACCCCGAGAAAGGGCGGCTGGAAATCGTTGATTCCGCACCCTTTCATGAGCCCAGTCGGCATGTTGCGGTCGAGGGCGCAACGTATTTTATCTTTGGCTTTCTGGATGCACTCGATTCGGACGGGGAGTGGTTTTATGATGAAAAGAAAAAAACACTTTATGTGTACAGAGAAAACGGGAAGCTGCCGAAGCAGAATTATTACATTAAAACCCGTATGACGGCTTTTGATCTGCGAGCCAGATCTCATGTAAAACTTGAGGGCATCGAGATTCTGGGGGCGACGATCGAAACAAGCGCCAAGTCCTCGCACCTTATTTTTGATAGCATGAGGATACAATATCCGTATTTTTCCTCCTTGGCGGCAGGCAGCGGTGCCCAGGCTGACAAGGGGGTTCGCCTGCTCGGAAGCAACTGCATCCTGAAAAACAGCGAGGTGGCCTACAGTTCGGGAACCGGAGTGGCCCTCTATGGTGAAAATAACCAGGTGCTCAACTGTTACATCCATGACCATGACTTTATCGGAACCTATGCCAGTTGTGTTCAGTTGGGCGGGAAGGGGAATGTCATCAGCCACTCTACCCTTACGCGCAGTGGTCGCAGCGTCATTGATTACGGCGCAATGTATCAGTCGCTCGTCCAGAACTGCGAGTTGAGTTATGCAGGAATGTTGACCGGCGATCTCGGACTGACCTACGGCAATGTGATTGAGGGCGGGAATTCCGAGATCCGATACAACGTGCTTCGGCACAACGTGGCTCATCACCACAGCACCGGCCTGTATTATGACCATGGAACCCAGAATATTATTTCGCACCACAATATCGTTTACGGTGTAGAACTGTCCGCGTTCCATCTAAACCACTATGCTTCCTTTCATCTCATATATAACAATACGTTCATTGCCGAGAAGTTCGGGTTCCGGAATATCTGGGGAAACAAATATGCCCCGGAGCTTAACGGGGTTCGGATCGTCAACAACGTGTTCAGCCAAACCGCCGAAACAGCGGCCCCCGACTATTTCTGGAGCAACAATATTACCGATTATGAGGGTTTCGATCCGAAGGAGCCCTTCAGGATCGACCCGGATCTGATGGAGCGGGGGCTTTATCTTGAGGGGATCTCGCGGGGCGGTCCGCAGAAACGACCGGGCATCGGCGCGATTGAATCGGAAAACGGGGTCTTCCGCGTCGGGCATGATTTCAGGAATCCGCCCGAGATGGACACAACCCGCAGTCGGCCCAGGCACCGGAACCTTATTATCAATTCCGCATTTGAGCACGAAGACCATTTGGATCCATGGACATCGGTTGGTGATGTTCGGAAAAACAAGCATAAGCCCAAGCTCCAGATCGACGAAGATATCGGCACCGGGCGGATGGGAGCCCATTCGGTTGAGCTGGCTGGAAATCGGAGCGAAATCCGGCAGGTCGTGACGGATCTTGAGCCGGACTGCACCTATCAATTCAGCGGTTTCCTCCGTGTGGATAAAGGGGAGCGGGCTGTTCTCGGGGTTCGTTTTCCGGACGGGCAGGAGTTTACCTCTCCCGATGTTACGTTTGGCGCACCCGCCTGGCGTCGTGTGAACCTTTCCTTTTCCTCTCAGGAAGGTGCCGGGGATGTCGTTGTATTTGTAAGGCGCCTAAGCCAGGGTTCCGGCAACGTCTATTTCGATGATGCCGGACTCGTGCTGACCGGCCGGTAA
- a CDS encoding MFS transporter, with translation MNEKKRHPLFWMPTLYFAMGVPLNIVVVVAAIMYKNLGLSNTEIGLYTGAMYLPWVLKPLWSPFIDMYRTKKFFVLLTEIIMAVGLGCMALALPLEGWLPATIALFWVIGFLSATQDIAADGVYINSMTAKMQAKYIGAQGICWYGGKILATGLLVSVTGYLHSEEKGLGLSWAHAWMIVMGVLGATMLILSIWHRFMLPTGGEAVQLEDSKSGLKHVVHEFGDVFSSYFKKKNIWVMLLFVLFYRLAEGLLEKMGPLFLIDTVEAGGLGLDNVAVGNIMGSFGSVAFMLGALLGGLIASRFGLKRSLMFLCVMLNVPDLAFVYLGYALPTSVPWITTVITLEMFGYGIGSVSLMLYMMQQIAPGKYKTAHYAISTGFMMLCMMLTGMISGKLQEAVGYQWFFVIVCIATIPSFIITWFAPFHVDHSKEESEQ, from the coding sequence ATGAATGAGAAAAAACGACACCCGCTTTTCTGGATGCCGACGCTCTATTTTGCGATGGGCGTTCCGCTGAACATCGTCGTGGTCGTGGCGGCGATCATGTATAAGAACCTCGGTCTTTCCAATACGGAGATCGGGCTCTACACGGGGGCGATGTATCTGCCGTGGGTGCTGAAACCGCTGTGGTCTCCGTTTATCGACATGTATAGAACGAAGAAGTTTTTCGTACTGCTTACGGAAATCATCATGGCAGTCGGCCTGGGCTGCATGGCGCTGGCTCTTCCGCTCGAAGGCTGGCTACCGGCAACCATCGCCCTGTTCTGGGTGATCGGCTTTCTTTCGGCAACACAGGATATTGCCGCGGACGGGGTCTACATCAATTCCATGACGGCAAAGATGCAGGCCAAATATATCGGGGCGCAGGGCATCTGCTGGTATGGGGGAAAAATCCTGGCGACGGGGCTGCTGGTGTCGGTGACCGGCTATCTGCATTCCGAGGAAAAAGGGCTGGGCCTCAGTTGGGCGCATGCCTGGATGATTGTGATGGGGGTGCTGGGTGCAACGATGCTGATCCTCAGCATCTGGCACCGCTTTATGCTGCCGACCGGTGGCGAGGCCGTTCAGCTGGAGGATTCCAAAAGCGGTCTGAAGCATGTGGTTCATGAATTCGGCGATGTATTTTCCAGCTATTTCAAAAAGAAAAATATCTGGGTCATGCTGCTCTTCGTTCTGTTCTACCGCCTTGCGGAAGGACTGCTCGAAAAGATGGGGCCGCTTTTCCTGATCGATACCGTGGAGGCGGGTGGTCTCGGGCTGGACAATGTGGCGGTCGGGAACATTATGGGATCCTTCGGTTCGGTGGCCTTTATGCTCGGCGCGCTGCTGGGCGGGCTCATTGCATCCAGATTCGGGCTGAAGCGTTCGCTGATGTTTCTATGTGTCATGCTGAATGTGCCGGATCTGGCCTTTGTTTATCTCGGTTATGCGCTGCCCACCAGTGTACCGTGGATCACAACGGTCATTACGCTTGAAATGTTCGGCTACGGCATCGGCTCGGTTTCGCTGATGCTCTACATGATGCAGCAGATCGCACCTGGAAAATACAAAACTGCACACTACGCGATCTCTACGGGATTCATGATGCTGTGTATGATGCTGACCGGCATGATCAGCGGCAAGCTGCAGGAAGCGGTCGGGTACCAGTGGTTTTTTGTCATCGTCTGCATTGCCACCATTCCGTCGTTTATTATCACCTGGTTTGCACCGTTCCATGTGGATCACAGTAAAGAAGAAAGCGAACAGTAG
- a CDS encoding right-handed parallel beta-helix repeat-containing protein: MKADGKYPAEGVVVEIGEGVYPVRDTFELGPSDAGLPGAPVVYRARPGANVVLSGGTSIPFSKFEKVSDPATLSRLISEARNKVLVADLAALGIRDYGDIKQQGFSTPFLPAHMEVYGNDRLFELAKWPNEGSLKIGKVLDSGAIPMNELHGGKFQDPALLNPDYVPRGGTFEFDYDRADRWKLASDIWLKGVFSRGFAHDNLQVEKIDFEKRTLTTVQPHLYGISAWADTNPMTKSRHYVVYNLLEELDRPGECFVDKESGKLYLMPREEKPLDRVEITVFEKPFIAIENTAHIRIEGVTLENGRGMGIYMENAEQVVLDNLTVRGFGILGIMMGQGVEGGHEGPVHEFTGTPVSRYVGNIKAHHYENSTWDRRAGKNCTIQNCRIYNTGQGGVIIDGGSKVDLSAGNNRIVNCELYRNSNLRASYSPAVSIYGVGNAVRNCRIHHQPHNAVTLFGNDHAVEFNEIDHILQEGYEDMGAFYIGRNPSDMGNRVVGNYFHDICADEHRRITGVYLDDGTGGTLVASNIFYKVGSPRFGAAYVHFGHRNTIQQNVFIDCPAPVKFILSTPRWETRRKSALWEKRLFEDIDINAPPYSERYPLLDGFLDVASRTNTVSGNIFVNCEEGCGTSGGKVGLDQDGDLLLEGNRAVKLELPLTPFRLEMLRKAPLKGVTECASIPLDKIGLQSGN, from the coding sequence ATGAAAGCTGATGGAAAATATCCCGCCGAAGGTGTAGTGGTCGAAATCGGCGAAGGGGTCTATCCGGTTCGCGATACGTTCGAACTCGGCCCCTCGGATGCCGGGCTTCCTGGAGCCCCGGTGGTCTATCGTGCCCGGCCGGGGGCAAACGTCGTGCTTTCCGGTGGAACCTCTATCCCGTTTTCGAAATTTGAAAAGGTTTCCGATCCGGCAACGTTATCCCGACTCATTTCGGAAGCGCGCAATAAAGTGCTCGTCGCGGACCTTGCCGCATTGGGTATCCGTGATTACGGGGACATTAAGCAGCAGGGTTTTTCGACCCCGTTTCTGCCGGCCCACATGGAGGTGTACGGGAACGATCGGCTTTTTGAGCTGGCAAAATGGCCTAACGAAGGTTCATTGAAAATCGGCAAGGTGCTGGATTCCGGCGCGATTCCGATGAACGAACTGCATGGCGGAAAGTTTCAGGATCCTGCCCTGTTGAATCCTGACTATGTCCCGCGCGGCGGAACATTCGAGTTTGATTACGACCGCGCCGACCGCTGGAAGCTGGCCTCGGATATTTGGCTGAAAGGGGTGTTTTCACGCGGGTTCGCCCACGACAATCTGCAGGTAGAGAAGATTGATTTTGAAAAGCGTACTCTCACGACCGTTCAGCCCCACCTCTACGGCATCAGCGCCTGGGCGGATACGAACCCGATGACCAAAAGCCGTCACTATGTCGTCTACAATCTGTTGGAAGAGCTGGACCGCCCAGGCGAATGTTTTGTGGATAAGGAATCCGGCAAACTCTATCTCATGCCCCGCGAAGAAAAGCCGCTCGATAGGGTGGAGATCACCGTTTTCGAAAAGCCTTTCATCGCCATCGAAAACACAGCACATATCCGGATCGAGGGGGTCACACTCGAAAACGGGCGCGGCATGGGTATCTATATGGAGAATGCCGAGCAGGTGGTGCTGGACAACCTGACCGTTCGCGGATTCGGAATACTCGGCATTATGATGGGGCAGGGTGTGGAGGGCGGTCACGAAGGACCCGTTCATGAATTTACCGGTACCCCGGTGTCGCGCTATGTTGGCAACATCAAGGCGCACCACTATGAAAACTCCACCTGGGATCGTAGGGCCGGAAAAAACTGCACCATCCAAAATTGCAGAATCTATAACACCGGCCAGGGCGGGGTAATCATCGATGGTGGCTCCAAGGTCGATCTGTCAGCGGGTAACAACCGCATCGTTAATTGCGAGCTCTACCGCAACTCCAACCTGCGCGCCTCGTATAGTCCGGCGGTCAGCATATACGGCGTCGGCAACGCGGTGCGCAACTGCCGCATCCACCATCAGCCCCACAACGCGGTCACGCTCTTCGGTAACGACCACGCCGTTGAGTTCAACGAAATTGACCATATACTTCAGGAAGGGTATGAGGATATGGGCGCGTTCTACATCGGCCGCAATCCGTCCGATATGGGGAACCGGGTGGTCGGTAACTATTTTCATGATATCTGCGCTGATGAGCACCGGCGCATCACCGGCGTTTATCTCGACGACGGAACCGGCGGCACGCTGGTAGCTTCAAACATTTTCTACAAAGTCGGCAGTCCACGCTTCGGTGCAGCGTATGTGCACTTTGGCCATCGCAACACGATTCAGCAGAATGTGTTTATCGATTGCCCGGCCCCCGTAAAATTTATACTGAGTACTCCCCGCTGGGAAACCCGCCGGAAAAGCGCGCTTTGGGAAAAGCGTTTGTTTGAGGATATCGACATAAACGCTCCGCCATATTCCGAGCGCTACCCCCTGTTGGACGGGTTCCTGGATGTGGCGTCGCGCACCAATACCGTGAGCGGAAATATCTTCGTAAACTGTGAAGAGGGGTGTGGAACCTCCGGCGGGAAGGTTGGGCTGGATCAGGATGGCGACCTGCTGCTTGAGGGCAACCGGGCCGTAAAGCTGGAGCTTCCGTTAACGCCTTTCCGTTTGGAGATGCTGCGTAAAGCACCACTTAAAGGTGTGACGGAATGCGCCTCCATTCCGTTGGACAAGATAGGACTTCAATCAGGGAATTAA
- a CDS encoding sulfatase, translated as MKKLICILGFALAAGFAVAKSSLPNILFIPIDDLKPVLGCFGDEIIQTPNIDRLAERGTVFLNTACQQALCGPSRASIMTGLYPDQTGVWDLETKMRDVDPDVLTLPQYFRQQGYATTGLGKTFDPRCVDNRTDLDAPSWSIPYGSVSAERSMDHYQDYVNPMTIEAGQKAEAQLAGKVFNPGYLKNRAMAEIGGPLARPATECMDVPDDAYPDGALANAAVQMLDRLAAGDKPFFLSVGFHKPHLPFVAPKKYWDLYDRDEIDLAAFRNPPKGAPMIAMKGTGGNGELGQYSDIPREDDLPVELQKRLIHGYMATVSYMDAQLGKVLDHLEKAGLAENTVICFWGDHGFHLGDHKLWTKHTNFEQAVRSPLIIAGPKGLSGNTSQSPAEFVDVFPTLCELAGLDIPEHLPGKSLVPIMKDPTALVRPDAMAQYTRGSTMGYTLRDERHRYVKWLKMDYRKGERTGVLVAKELYDYKTDPLETKNLVDDPEYHEVVKAFEKSFKIRGVAQENKVK; from the coding sequence ATGAAAAAACTCATCTGTATTTTAGGTTTTGCTTTGGCCGCAGGCTTCGCTGTTGCCAAGTCATCGCTTCCGAATATTCTTTTCATTCCGATTGATGACCTGAAGCCCGTGCTGGGTTGCTTTGGTGACGAGATCATTCAAACACCGAACATCGATCGTTTGGCCGAGCGGGGAACTGTATTTCTAAACACCGCCTGTCAGCAGGCGCTTTGCGGTCCGTCGAGGGCCAGCATCATGACGGGGCTTTATCCTGATCAGACGGGGGTCTGGGATCTGGAAACTAAAATGCGCGATGTGGACCCGGATGTATTGACCCTGCCGCAATATTTCCGTCAACAGGGCTACGCGACAACCGGATTGGGAAAAACCTTTGACCCTCGCTGCGTGGATAATCGCACGGATCTCGATGCGCCTTCATGGTCGATTCCGTACGGCAGTGTTTCGGCGGAGCGTTCGATGGATCACTATCAGGACTATGTGAATCCGATGACGATTGAGGCTGGTCAGAAAGCCGAAGCACAGCTTGCGGGAAAGGTGTTCAATCCCGGCTATTTGAAGAATCGGGCCATGGCCGAGATCGGCGGGCCACTGGCCCGGCCGGCAACGGAGTGCATGGATGTTCCGGATGACGCCTATCCGGATGGGGCGCTGGCGAATGCCGCCGTGCAAATGCTCGACCGGTTGGCTGCCGGGGATAAGCCCTTTTTCCTATCGGTTGGTTTTCACAAGCCGCACCTGCCTTTTGTCGCGCCGAAGAAGTATTGGGATCTCTACGACCGGGATGAGATCGATCTGGCGGCCTTCCGGAATCCTCCCAAGGGCGCACCAATGATTGCGATGAAGGGGACTGGAGGTAACGGTGAGTTGGGTCAATACAGTGATATTCCCCGTGAAGACGATCTTCCGGTCGAACTGCAAAAGCGGCTGATTCATGGCTACATGGCGACGGTGAGCTATATGGATGCCCAGCTCGGCAAGGTGCTGGATCATCTCGAAAAGGCCGGTCTGGCTGAAAACACGGTTATCTGCTTTTGGGGCGATCACGGGTTCCATCTCGGCGACCATAAGCTGTGGACCAAACATACCAACTTTGAGCAGGCCGTCCGGTCGCCGCTGATCATCGCAGGCCCGAAAGGATTGTCGGGGAACACCTCCCAATCACCCGCGGAGTTTGTCGATGTTTTCCCAACCCTGTGCGAACTGGCCGGTCTTGACATCCCGGAGCATCTTCCCGGCAAAAGCCTGGTTCCTATCATGAAGGATCCCACGGCCTTGGTTCGCCCGGATGCCATGGCCCAATATACCCGGGGATCCACTATGGGATATACCCTGCGGGACGAACGGCATCGATATGTTAAGTGGTTGAAGATGGACTACAGGAAGGGCGAACGAACCGGAGTGCTGGTGGCCAAAGAACTTTATGATTATAAAACCGATCCCCTTGAAACCAAAAACCTCGTCGATGATCCTGAATATCATGAGGTTGTTAAGGCGTTCGAAAAATCCTTTAAAATCCGCGGTGTGGCCCAGGAAAATAAGGTCAAATGA